The sequence below is a genomic window from Fulvitalea axinellae.
TAGGTTCCTGAATATTAATCGAGTAGCCATACTCCATATTCAGCTCGCCGGTTTTTCCGCTCTTTGTGGTTAGGAGGATTACGCCTGCCGCCGCCCTAGAACCGTAAATCGCGGCCGCGGCGCCGTCTTTCAGCACCGAATAAGATTCGATATCTTCCGGGTTGACCAAGTCTATACTTTCCACCGGAATTCCGTCCACAATTACAAGAGGACTTCCTGAGGCTTTAATTGTGGTAATTCCTCGAATCTGGATATTGGAGGAAGAACCGGGCGCCCCACTGTCTCGAGAGACACGAACCCCGGACACGGCTCCTTGCAAGGCATTCGACATATTAGTGACATTCCGGACAGATATATCTTCGGCGCTCACTTTCGCTACCGAGCCCGTAAGGTCTTTCACCTTTTTGCTACTATAACCTACAACTACCACTTCGTCCAATTCCGAAAAGTCTTCCTGTAATAGAATCTGGTAATCGGAACGGTTATCTACTGTGATCTCTTGGTTTTTAAACCCGATAAAAGAAATCACCAGCGTTTCACCGATAGATGCTTTTACGCTGAAGCGTCCGTCCAAATCAGTGATACCACCACGGGTAGTGCCTTTGATTACGACGTTGGCCCCGATGATAGGCTCTCCCTTTTTGTCTTTAATCTGTCCTTTTACGGTTTTTTCTTTTTCTTGGGGAACCGCCGTTTTTTTTACGACTATCTGCTTGTCGATTATCTTGTATTTGATTTCCGGGTAGCCAATAAACGCTGACCTAAGCAAGCCGGGGACGGTATTTATGTTTTTTGGAAAAACAACGGATTCTTTAAGGTCAATATCCCCTTCGGTATAAAGTACCCGATATTCACTATGACGTTCTATAAGCGTAAATAATTCACCTATAGCTAACCGTTTGCCTTCAATGGACGAAATCCATTGGTCTGTAGTCTTGGCATAAGCCGTTGAGACTGAAAAAAAGGCCGTCAGCCACAGGCATAAAAAAATGCATTGGCGACGGAATGCCGTATTTGTTTTTTTCATAAAATATATAGTTTAGGATTATAAAAATTGACTTCTAAAAAGTTGAGCCTATTTTATCGTATGATCACTTTGCCCTCCTTGACACTGATCTTGCACGGTTTCAAAAATCGAATGCTCTCCCAAAGGTCTTCGGAGTTATTACTTCGAAATATGCCCGATAGCCTTAGCCGTTTTATTGAGGTATTTTTGCAGTCGATACGTATTCCGTATAACCTTTCGATCTCATCTATTTTGGACGAAAAACTGTGTCCTTTGAAAATAATCCGCCTTTTAAGCCAGGCCAATGATATTTCGGAATCATAACGGTCTATACTGTGTGCTCCGTTAGTGATTGTAAGGGCCGTGCCCGGATTTAGGGTTGCTAAGGGTTTTCCCGAAACAGACCGCACTTCTACTTTTCCTGACAAAAGACTTGTTTGTGTAGTGGGTTCATCGGGATAATCCCGAACATTGAAAACCGTTCCTAATACACGGACATTCTGCCGGCGAGTCTTAATGATAAAAGGCTTTGAAGGGTTTTTCTCAATATCAAATAACGCTTCCCCGTTTAGCCTAACGGACCTTTGTTTACTTGAAAAATGATCGGGAAATACTAAGACACTACCCGCATTAAGTGTAACGACGGAAGAATCCGGGAATTTAACCCGGAGGTTTTCTCCCAATGCGACAGATAATTTTGAAAATGCCCCTGCGCCCTTCCCCCTCTTGACCGTGAGTTCTTTTCTTTTTTTATCGTATTCAAAAAGTTTATGGGAAGAGATTTCCGAAAGCTGGACCAATTCTCCGTTGTTCAACACCAAGTTAGAGGGACCGCTTACGTGATGATCCTCTATGGGCAGTGCAAACTGTTTCGTAACTACCTTAACTGGTTTTTCCACAGAGCCGAAATACAAGGATAGCCCTATAACCAAAGCAAAAATCGCAACGATCCTCCATGGTTTTTTATTCCAAGAGTGGTTATTTACAAGATGTTGGTTATTATGCCGCACCCGTTGTTGAAGCGAAGCCCAACCTTTTTCCTTATTGAATAACTGAGATCCCTTTTTATTAGATCTTTCCAGTAGCTCAAAAAGGTCTTGTTCATTTATACCCATTGTGTTTTCCATCTTCGTTACCAACTACCACTAATAAAAGGCTCTTCCCTTCAGTTGTATGTACTAAAAGGAACTTGTAAGATTCGGTGTATCTTACATATCTACTTTATGTGGTTAATAGCTAGTCTTGGAAAACAGGATTTACCCTACCTCTATTGAGAAAATAAATAATGATTTTTCATAAATTGCTTCAGTATTTGGGTACCGAATTGGAAAAGATAAAACGTGCGTAGGGTTCAGCGTACTTAATCTTTACTTTTTATAGAGTCTAGATGATAAGGAAAATATGGATTTTACCAGTTTGGGCTTAAATATTAACAGCACCTCCGAATCAAAAAAGAGTTTTTTTAATTCAAAGATGCCGTTAAAGCGAAAACTGAAATGATTATACTTATGCTAAAATTCCTTCTTAAAGTAACATCCTAATTGTCAGTGGTAAGGATAGTAATTGTATACAGGAAAAGTTTCCTGAATATCTTAAGCTTCAATTATTGTACGATCACACTCCAATTCTTTACATTTTTTTCTGAGATAATCTTCATAAAGTATTGCCCCGACTTAATGTTTAGGTCTAATTCTACTTTTCGATCCGAAATGTTTTTCCGCATTAAGAGTAATTTCCCCTGTGTATCGTATAGCAATAAAGTTGGTCGTTTCAGTTTTCCAAAATCAATGTTCAGTGGACCTTCCGTGGGATTTGGATATATTTTTACGGCATTCAGTTTATCTCTAATATTTAGTGGCGTTTCACAAAATTCCGGAGAGATTGATAAATCTAATCGAACCAATGAATCACATCCATTTACAGTTTGAAGAATATGTGTCGCCGAGTTGTTGCTTTGGGTATACGTTATCCCGTCGATCCAAGTGTATTGATCGCAAGCGGTTATTTTGTCTATAGTTTCGGTTGAATTGTTAATTGTCAGGTCAAGTCTGATCAGGGAGTCGCAACCGTTTAGGGTTTGAAGAAGATGTATCGCCGAGTTGTTGCTTTGGGTATATGTTATCCCGTCGATCCAAGTGTATTTGTCGCAAGCGGTTATTTTGTCTATAGTTTCGGTTGAATTGTAAATGGTCAGGTCAAGTCTGATCAGAGAGTCGCAACCGTTTAGGGTTTGAAGAAGATGTATCGCCGAGTTGTTGCTTTGGGTATACGTTATCCCGTCGATCCAAGTGTATTG
It includes:
- a CDS encoding FecR family protein, which gives rise to MENTMGINEQDLFELLERSNKKGSQLFNKEKGWASLQQRVRHNNQHLVNNHSWNKKPWRIVAIFALVIGLSLYFGSVEKPVKVVTKQFALPIEDHHVSGPSNLVLNNGELVQLSEISSHKLFEYDKKRKELTVKRGKGAGAFSKLSVALGENLRVKFPDSSVVTLNAGSVLVFPDHFSSKQRSVRLNGEALFDIEKNPSKPFIIKTRRQNVRVLGTVFNVRDYPDEPTTQTSLLSGKVEVRSVSGKPLATLNPGTALTITNGAHSIDRYDSEISLAWLKRRIIFKGHSFSSKIDEIERLYGIRIDCKNTSIKRLRLSGIFRSNNSEDLWESIRFLKPCKISVKEGKVIIR